The Poecile atricapillus isolate bPoeAtr1 chromosome 6, bPoeAtr1.hap1, whole genome shotgun sequence genome contains the following window.
ACAAGCTTTTGCAGAACTAGAGCAAGTCCTGTTCTGATGATGTTTGTGACTGAAGGGAGGCTACCACAACTGAGGCCTCTGGGAGTCTCCCCTGCAGACCACTAGAGAAATATTGCTCCATAGGTATAACTCAGGTGCCAAGTGACTCTGCTGTATGGGCTTTAAAAACACTCTGTTCAGTTTAGGACAGAGGGGTTTAAGGGAAAAGTACAAAGTAAACATGAGGAGGTGCTCAGCAGTACTGAGAATGATGCAGCCTAAGCAGAGCAGGATCCTCTGCTCCAGACTGTCTTTGCCATGAAGGAAGAAACAATTACTGTCTCTTTTAAGTATGACATAAGAAACAAAATGTACATGCAAATACAGCATAAATGGTGAAGTTAGCCTTCAGATTTATTCTTTGACAGATACCATTTATGGTGgccaaacttttttttttcagccatgGAGCCATACCCCATACCATGTTGTCCTCAGAGTCAGATAACACTCAAAAAATTTAGATGGCCCTCAACCTTTTCCATGTAGAAAAAAAGCATTGTTATTTGGGTTTATGCAGTAGCACCCCAGCACACAAACTTATGGGTTCCCAGCACTTGGGCACTGCAGCCTCCTCTTCACAAAGGTTCCTGTTGTGTCCCAGGTTGCACTGAAGAGTGCAACCATAACAAGCTGCCTTctaatgtgattttattttattttttttttagtttttgtaTTAGAAGTTATCTGGTTTTTATGCTATAGAAGAAAATAGGTTCTGTTTTTGTAGTGGGTGATCAGTGACATTTGGGGGTACACATTTTTAACTGCTAGCTTGttttagaaaaattataagCGTTTACCTGGGGGACAAATGATCAGAAATACCTATAATCCCAAGAGCTAACATAACTGCTGGGAAATTCTAGACCTCAAATCAGCTCTGCTACAGAATATGAtgaattcctatttttttcctctccatagACTTAGTAGCAAGATTTTACAATGAGAAGAAAGCAATATGCTTAGCTAACTTGGGATTTCATCTCCTTTCCTTGTATCCCTTAGACTATACACACATCAGCAAGCGAGCCTCAGCTGTGTTCAGTCTCACTCTGACCTCTGCACTAACTTGATTTACTGGTTTTAGTTCTCAAATAGTGTATTACGTTATAACTCAAAGGATTTGATTAGAACTAGCTGGTATTTTAATGATTTATGAGGGGCATCTGGGACTGCATGGGTAGTGTACACATTGTGTCACTGCTGTAGGAGGAATCTGCATTGATCATACCAGCATGCTCCAAGACAAGAGTGTGTCAAATTCCTATAAGCCTGAGTTCACAAACTTGATCTGACAGGTGGCCAAGATTGCACTGGGACTGACCATCGTTCTCATGGTGGGAATAAAACAGACCAGCTGGATTGCTTCTAGCCATCGCATTATGAGAGGATTTCCATTCCTTTCTGTTGTTCTGTTCCTATCTTGCAGTGCTTAAGAAGGTGTTTATCCTTCCCAGTTTCGTAGCCAGAAACCTGGGCCACAGGAACTTGCAATCAGCTCTGTCTGTGATTTATCCTTCTGCCATAAGACACTGGTGTGAAATACAGGCTACTGGAACTAACCTTCCAGACCTCTCCACGTCCTGCCATGGCTATCAAATTGCTAGCAAGTCTCAGATCAGAGAGGCTGGAGTGTGAGAAAGGTAAAGAAACAATTAGCACAGTTGGTTTAAAGCCATAATTGTCATGGCATTTAATAAGAGATCAtgctattatttttcttaaataactGTAAAAAAAGGACTTTGCAAGCACAGAAACAAGGGTATCAGGAGCACAGTGATAAAAAGGGTTTCTTGTCCTTGGTGTTTTTACAtgttctgaattttcttttgagCATTGAAACCAACATCTACCAAAGCATTCCTAAAATCCTTCTCCCCAAGAGAATGGAAGTTCAACCTTGATGGTTACTCACCTCCTATTGTAAGCTGCCTTTTGCTCACTAGTGGTGAGTAAAAGCTTTTGACCCACATTAAACCTAAAGGCAACTTTTTACTCAGGTCCAGCTATCACTACCAGTGTTTGGCAGCACTGCCCCTGGGCTGCCTCCCAGCTCAGACTTGTGGAGAGATGTAGAAAAATCATCAAATTTCACTTTACCATCTCCACCTGTGCAGTGGGTTCCTCACAAGATCACTGTAATAACATGTATAAAAGGCATTCCAGTGCCCAAGAAACACCAGGGAATCTTGACTCCCTACCTCCTGCTGTTTCCCATCTTACTTCCTAGCAGGTTACTCAACACTCCTGCCATGCCAGCATAGAGAATAAGTGTGCGCTGTCTCCCCTAAGTTGGGTAGCATAGAGCTGTCTTTGTGGTGCTGGTAGAGACCACAGGATGAGAACAAAGAGCAGTGAAACTTCTAATGTCCTCAAACAGAAgagacacaaggaaaaaaaaaagaaaaagcaacaatATATTGTTTTTAAGATAGAAGAACATACCAGAGCTAGTCACAGGGGAGAAGGACTTTGCATTGTGCTGTCCTTTTGGTTAGATCCTTGGGGCAGAAACCATTCATTTGTAATGGGATTCTTTGAATTCTGAAGCCTGATGTTTTCAGTTCTGGGCTGGAGGACACTTCTGTATTAGTTATTGTTAACAGCAGCCTCATTCACCTTCAGATGTGGGCTGCTAAACTCTCTTGGGCCACAGGATGCTGACCTAAGAGACTGCATTCTGACTGGGGTATTGTGCAAGGCACAGCACAGGAAATCCATTGCCTCTAAACCTTGCCAAAGCAAGAAATAAACATGACTTTTAGGTCATTTAGAAGGTGACCTGGGAAAATTTGATGAGGATAGAATAAGAATATGCAACAGAGAGTAAATCTGAAGAATAAAACCATGGCTGAGAGACTGGAAACAACACCCAAGTGACACTTTGTCCTTCTTTGAGCAAGCTTGATGCAGCACACCCAGAACCCACCTGGCTTTCTCATGTTGTGTTCAGTTGGATGTGTGCTGTCCAAATCAACACCCCTTACGTAGCAGACTGCACACAAAAGAGTGTAGGACTTGGGATGTATGGCAGTCACAGTTTCAGCCCAAACAGccatggagctggagcagagaatATGCTTGTGCTACAGCATGGACAGGCTTTGTCTCCTACACAGTGACAATGTGAGGCTGAGGTGTATCACAAAGGCGAGCCTTCATGCCACCAGGTCTGTGTCAGGGAACAGACTCAGCACATTTCGGGCCATCTGTGAATAAATCCAAACTTGTACCTCTCCCCAGGGTCATGCTGTACTAACATCATCCAGTAATGAGAGCAACACACACTCCCTGCAACTGCAGGCTGAAAATATTGGTAAAGAATTGCTACAAGCCATGATAAAGCAGCTAGGATTTACGTTGTTCAGGGAGGGTTAGGGCTTTGGAGTAGTTGTACCAAAAACCCAGTGTCAGCCAGACAACCCAGCTGGTTCTGGCTGGCAGCTCCAAGAGAAAATCAAAGTGGCACATGTTGCTCCTGATTTAGAGCAACCTGCATCAACTTGCCAGCCTgtctttcagaaatatttcatccTTCAACTTTTCAGTAAGCTTCTGAGGGTGCttccaggaggaaaaacaaagctTACCAATTCAGAGAATACCAACATGTTATTGCTGGAGGCAAGAGAGATACAGTGATCTAACAATTCTTGAGCCCGGAAGAAAAGCCAGCCTTAACACAGAACTAAATTTTAGGTAAGCTTGTCTTCAAGGGCAAGCATAGTGATATCAGGAGTGTTTCATAGCATGTCTAAGAGCTGCTTAGTGCTATAATGCTATagatttggatttttgttttctcaaaaagcagtgaaaaatgcCAGTAGTGAATGGAGGAAGGAGTTAGAGACTGACAGAACTGACAGTGAATTCTGATGGCTGAAGCCCATTGCAGGAGAGGACACCAGCAATAATATTTCATGAAGGAGCAGTAGCCTGGCTGGGAGCTAGAGAGACTGTCAAATGTGGGCATGGTGCTGCAGTCATAAATAGCATGGAGATGTGATAGATGCATTTTGGACCAGCTACTGTCTTTGGGTCATATGAAGTGTGTCTGCTGGTCTACCAGATCAGGTTGGGTTAATGGGTGTAAGGATGCACTTGCCAGCTGAGTAGAGTAGAGGTACCAATGGGTTCCAAAGGCCTAGTTTTGCAGCTTAACTGTGCTCAGAGCCAAAAGTCACATCATCTTTGCTGGGCctagggttggaagggaactgaCTTTGTTTTACTTGCTTGCCAAGAGCCAAGTTCAGGTCCTTAGAGCTCTACAGTGCTCTTGCTCCAGCTGATGACTTCATGAACACCTAGTGCTGGGAGGaacacagctccctgtgcagcctTAAAATCTCTGTTTCCCTGCATATGCAATGACATCATTGCCACCTGAGGGCCCAAACTCTGGTCTTGGCAGGTAAAAGCCTTACATTGGGGTTCTCCATGCATATTTATGTCATGATTGCTGGATAGCTGTAATTAAATGACTGTAAAGCACCACCTAAAATGCAGCAGTAATAAATTCTTAATAGCTGATGCTATAACGAGCagttacacaaaaaaaatatcataaCATGCAGATTGTTAACAGTGTCTGGGCCTGTTTAATGCTCAGCTTTAAATAGTTACAATGCACACTGTTAAAAGGCCATGTAAAATTTGTAACtagtaaataaaaaatccaattcagaaacaaaatataCCCAAGCTTCAGTGGTGAAGAAGCCACAGAAAATTGGCTAAATTAGCTCTTATCTCTGCAATCCGTGTGGTGGTGCTACCTGTCAGCCATGGTTTCTGTAAAGTATATTCCATGTACATTTGcctgcctggcacaggttcTGTCTGTGCTTCTGTCCTGACTCATAAACATGGTAAGAATCCCACTTATATTACAAATATGCCGCTAGGTACATGCAACCCATGGTTTTGCATTTTGTGGAGAAAGGATGGgttagagaaaattaattttgctgttcatatttttcacttctcttATCCACTCAAAGATGCTGTCTGGGCAATAACTCTACAGAGCTGGTTTCCCATGGTTAAAGAATAAAGTAAACATAGGTTCAAGACACAGAAGAGTTAGTGAAATCAGCAGGTGGTCAGGTTTTGCACACTTGGTACAACAGTGCTGCACATCAAAGGATGGCTGAGTCTGTCGAGCCACTGTCAGGAACTGCACACATGGTTGGTAAATACAAATGAACTAACCAGCTGATGACAAGAGAATGTTTTATACTACAGTCACGGAAAAAAACTCCGAGGCCACCCTGCCTTGGAGCCTGCATGCTAATGTACATCCTGAAACAGTCAAGACCATTAGGTTTGAGAACTGCAGGCTGGCCCACAGACTTGCTATGAAAAAATTAGACATTTTTGAGGCTTCTGAGGCCTGGCAATCCATAACATCAGTGGAAACTGTGGTAAATTCAGCATGTTTGAGAATAAAAATGGGTTGATTAATTTCTTCCTTACATTTGAGTAGTGCTTTGTATCAAAAATGTAGCTGCTGATTTCCCTGGATGGCACACAGAGAAAATTTTactgggacagcagggaaacATCACTATTCCTCTAAAGTTAGGACACCAATGCAATACcgagagggaaaaaaaatgaaatgtttttgtctTGTGCTGCTCAAAGCTGTCCAGTCCAGACATTTAGTTGGCTCCTCAACATAGGTCTTGTATGATCTGTGGAGAGCAAGTCTGCCTAATGGATTTTGCCATTCCCACCAAGTGGGTGCCTTGCCATAAATGCATAGTTGGGTTTCACTAGTGGGTTTGGAAGCCGCCACTAAATTTGGGAGTGCTGTTCAGATTACATCCTCCAGCTGCTGAAGAGATTTTCTTACAAACAGTTGGCTACTCAAATACCGTGTGCCTCCCTAGACACTGCTTCTGTCTCAGCTTTCAAGTCCAGCCAGCCCTACCTCAGTCATTGCTGCATTTGATTCATACCATCTATATCTCATAGTGCTCCTAGCAATTGATAAATTATGACTCCAGTGAGACTATTGGGTTAAACgctaagaaagaaagaatgatgACAGCAATACTTGTCATTTGTGTGGCAATGTAGCAACACAAAACCCTCTCTCAAACATATGTTATCTTGGAGGAACCTTTCCAGGGGATAGGCTTTCTGAGAAATGTTTATGGCTTTTGAATACATGATAGGCGTGAACTTGACACGACCTACTTGGCCAAGCCCTGAGCTTCAGCCTAGTCTTTTACCACCACAAATCAGTCTAGTCAAAGTATAGCCAGACTGATATCTTCACTGGGATGGCAAGGCTATAGCACATAGAAGCTTGAGAAAACACAGGATGGAGGCTGCTTTGTTCTCAGGATTTAAAGACTCAGAAATATTTATACTAACATCATAAGAAAATAGCTAAGTTCTACCCATACAGAAAACCCAACAGGGGCCCTGGgatgattaaaatatttgacaCTTGATTAAAATGAGCATACTGACATCCTTATAGTATATGCAAATCCCTCCTTTATCTTGGCATTGGAAAATGCAAGTTAAAGCAGAGGTTGTAAAGGCTTTCTACTAAATATCCCAGACACGAgttgttttttcctcctgacttAGCACAGCATCATGCTGCAggattttctgctgcttcatCTCAGACTTCATACCATTCTCTCAACTTGATCTTGTATCAAGGTAATGTCAAATTGTCAAATTACACTGACTTTTCATTTTGTAGTTTAATTAAATATCGTGGAATTGGAGAAACTGGATAAAAGGTGGCACGTGTTTCCAAGGACTGAGACACCTGTAAAGGAATCTAAAGTCCCTATAGGCCCTCTCCCCAGCATGGCACTGAATAGCACCAATTATGCTACAGATAAAGCCATAGTCACTGAATTAACTGAAACCCAACCAAAGCATCCACAGTATATGCAGTTGGTAGGGGCATTCCCTGCTGGACAGATGGGAATCCTAAACATGAATCCTAAAGTCATGAAGGATATATTATGTGGGACCTCTCACAGGACCACTTTCCTTTCTTCAACTGGGAATTCAACTTTCTTCTTGGAATAGTTGATACATGAGGAACAATTGACCTGTTTGCTCTCATCACCCAACTGCAGCAAAGCCACCAACACACATGAATCCAGGGAGGTAGCTACAGGCGCAGGCAGGGATGGTGGTACAAACAGCCTGTATCCTACTGTGGGTCACTCTGCATTGTCAAAATGACCTGCTTGCAACAGGCTTCTGATTGCAATCCTCCTGCTAGTTGTAATTAAGGAAATTCTATTGCATAGTAGAGATACAATCACAGTTGCAGTACCAGCcaattcaaaattaatataaatataatggCAAAATTTCTCCTATGTGATTGAATAATTACCACAATACAACTCCAACAGAACAAAGATCAGGAATGTTTCATGTCATCATCATTCAGAaaccagcattttaaaattgtattgcTCATTCATACAACACACATCTCAGAAACAGATCCACTACAAAATCTCAGTATAGAGGAATTCAGCTGAGAatcattaaaaacatattttttaaatgaacagaCATCACATTATTACATATAATAATTTTCCCTTCacactaatttttttaatctatccATGTTCCTTATAAAACATTACACAAAATTTTTATCATAACATTGTTTTCCTTAAACATGTGCATTTTAGTAATGACACTTGCATGTGTAAATTTAGTGAGTTAAGATGTTGGACTGATGCCAGAACTGAGTAGtcatttattaagaaaaaaaattatcctgtttttctgtctgtaaaTTTTCTATGGAAAGCTATTCTTTTTTCAGTGCATTCATTATTCAACATATTAGTTGAATAGCCCTACTGAGGCTTCTCTGCTTTTGAATCATTTGCAGCCTGTTAGTTGCAGTTATTTCacatttgaaatttgaaatctAGTCCTTCCTTTTCATTGGATGTAGAGTTTACACAAACGGATGCTATTctctagtttaaaaaaatgtggcCAGAATGAAAATGGAATAAGTTTTGTACATATCATCAGCAGTTCACATCTGTGTTTCAACAGGAATAAATTCCTTATCTATAATACAATATCCATGTGAGCACAAGCTGAAAGTCATCTTAGGATAATTCTGAAGAAGCAGTCCCATCATATAAAGACTGTTATTCCACAGTTTTAAATATCCATGTAGCACACAGTACCTTGTTTTTGCCCAGCCTATGCAGTTATGTTCCCTTCTAGAAACAATTctaacaaagcaaagcaaaatagcCTTAGAAGGAGCACTTTTCCTTTGGTGCACTATGTCACAGTtacctgccctgctcctgtgaGGCTTAGGGAAGCAAtgctgacagcagccttcagtCCTCCAAGGTAATAGGAAAATCAAAGTGTTTATACAGTGGAGAGGGCAAGAGAAAAGGATAACAGGCAGTACTGAataagaaaaaaccaaaacagtttAAAGCAACTTTACAGGGAGTAAGAAGTGCCCTAGAGTAGTCATTAGCCACACTGCAAAGAATTAGGTACATCAAAAAAGGGGAACATTTGCTGCAGATATTATGAGGTGGGAAGGATTGGAGGAGGTTGTTATTCTTGCAAGTACTTAATGGACTGGCAGATGGCTCTGTGGTCAGGGCACAGGAAATCCAAGTCCCATTTCTGCTGCAGACATCCTGTGCGGGATCAGAGAAGTGTCCAAGATCaccagcaggagccaggcagagctggcacaggggacactggggtggccAGTGTCAAAGCAGCAATCAAAATCAATGGGAAATGCCTGTTCCAGTAGGGAGTTCCTCCATGCCTCCTCTTGCATAAAGCCATCCAAAATGGGCAAGAacatctgcttttgttttcacagTAAAAGCTGAGACTGGAGGAGATACGCACATTTGGGAGGGGAGCACATTCCACAGTGGAGCTCTTTGTAATGCTCTTGTAACAATACAAGACCATTCTGGGAACATCACTTGGTGAAAACTTACTCTATCCAAGAGGCCAGAGCTGCCATGAGGGCCATGAAGGTGGCAGAAGAAGGTGTACTGAAATGACAGAAGGCTCCTCTTGGCAACTGGGTGGCAAGGCAGATCACCCCATGTACATGGCAGAAGCATGACTTGTTGGGACCATTCTGTGGCCTGACACTTCCCTCCTTCTTTTCTATGGATATGTCAGGGAATTAATTGCTCCATTTCCCCTTCAGCAACGCACTGCATTAATATGAAAGTGCGTGAACTTAAATACAACCTATTTGTTAACGATAGACATGCTCAGCAGAAAGATGCAAGATTTCAGGTATTCTGTCCTGGACTGTTCTACCCCCAACTACTCTTCAAATCATTTATGTAGAAGACATGCTtcaggcagtgccagagcaAGACTGACTCACTGACTAGAACTTCACCCATGTCCTAGACAGGTGCTTCTGTTTTAAGGCTCATGAGTTGACAGACTTCCTGCTATCTCTGTAATACAGATGTTTGGCTCATTTTTagaacatacaaaaaaaaagtttaataattaattttcttagaACAGAACTCtgggaaaaatgtaatttctattcccctcttaaaaaaatcttctcaacAGTTCAAATCTATAGCTAACATTGTAGAGGAACCActatttcaaaagaaatgtaTCATATGGACACAGAGTAATTCCAGAGATAAAGTGATGCctaaaaaaagtgtttctccTTGTAACTGAAGTACTTGCTTCAAGATTAGAAATGGGATAGTTCTTggagggagcagagaggagaggaatgcaaattaaaaaaacttacTAAAAAATTAGTCAACGCTCATATAAATGACAGCTGGAATCACTGTAACTCATCCAGATTTTTCTAACATGAACATTTGTCATGAGGACAACTGTATGGCCAGTAAATACCACTGGAAAGAACCAAACTACTCCTTACAAAGTTTTTCTCATTGAAGTTGACAATTAATAGCTAACCAGTAAATATGATTTTGCATGACTGATTCTACTCAGTCCAGATCAGTTTGTTGAGCAAATTAGAAGACAAATCAGGTTAAGTATATATAAGGAGATCCTAGTTACCTGGTTAAAGGAAAACCTCAGCATTCCATGTCAGTACTTTGTTTCTACCGCCTTTGAGTAGATATATTTGCACAAGACATTTTCCATAGCATTACCTGTTTCCATGTGAAAGCAGAAGCCTTGTGCTGGCATATCAAGGGCTAGGCTTTTTCACTGTGCTAATAATAGCATCTAGATTTCCAGATAGTTGTAGGCACTTCCACATTTCCTATGATGAAAATAATCCTTAAAACTACAATGAAGTGTTCATCAAGTTTTTGACAAGATGAGAGGAAGAATGGGGCCTGTCAGACATATCGCTGGCTGATGGTGAATGTCTGCTCTCCCCTTTCAGGATGGCCTGGGACTCCTTGTGCAGCCAGGACTTACGACGGCCTAGGATAAGAAGTGCCTCCAGCTGGACatctggcagtgggagcagcactgggacaccatccctggaggagctGCGGCGCCTGCTCTGCACACGCACACACCCCACAGGGCATGTGGATGAAGTCTGGCCAAACCTTTATGTGGGAGACCTGTAAGACACAGGAAGGGCTGAAGGTTACTGCAACTCTTCCCCCAAATCTTCCACTCTTTATTTAGAAACAGAGAGCTAGGCACTAATTTGGGGACCTCTCACAACAGGTCTAAGTGTTGAACAAGATTGAACAGTGCATAGGATGCTGTAACATAGAGGAAATGCATCctaactgattaaaaaaatatccccaTTACTGCAGGAGTCACACACTGCAACAGCCCACTGAAGCTGTGGCATTGGTACTTCAGGCAGTCATGCCAAAGCTGGGTAAAACAGAATCAAGCTCATTTTCTCCTCACTTTGCCAGATGGCATCAGCTGTCTGAACTGATGAATACTTAGCAGAGGTGACTTTGTGAGAAAGTCCTTGTAATCAGAAATATCCTTAGCTTGTGCAGAAATATCTCCACCACCATCTTTCCTCAGTTGAGAACCATTTAAACATATGTTTgtgaaaaaatgagggaaatgtAAGAGTTAGTTTCTTAACAAGTCATTTCTCAAAGCATTTTGATGGACACTTTGAACCTGTTCAAAGTGTCAAAAAACCTGTTCAACCTGTCAAAAAATAGCCACTACCACCTCCTGCTATTGTAACAAATTCACCATCAGCAGCATGTTCTTTGCATTGCAATTCAGCAGGCAAATATAATTCCCCGTCTTCCAGGTATGTTGCTCGTGATAAGGCACAGCTGAGCCGCATGGGCATCTCCCACGTTGTGAATGCTGCTGCCGGGAGATTTCGCATCAACACTGGGCCCAAGTTCTACAGTGACTTGCCTGTGGATTACTACGGAGTAGAAGCAGAGGACAACCCAAACTTTGATCTcagcattcacttctatccagTTGCTCAGTACATCCGAGCAGCACTGAATTCCCCAAGAGGTAACTAGACCATCTGTGCATGTTGCATATCTTCTGCATAGTAGACAAGCAGGGCAAGTtatcaaatattattttacataAACAAACCCACCTGTATGTGGGTAAGAACGGAGATACCCAAACAAAGTAGCATCCTACTTGCCTCCTGAACTCCTAGTGGTAGTCCTTCTGTTTCCCTGAAACAGAGAAGGATGCACTGAACAGGCTTTTAAAGGATTCTCCCTATGCCTAGTGTTATCTATCAGCAAAAGACAAAATAGCAAGTGTCCTTTATTACCTATAGGGACACACAGACCTGGGGGAAAGCACATAGTTTGATTTTTCCAAATTAGTGATGGGATTTAAAATACAGTACAAGTGTCATATTTGAGTAAGATGATTCAACTATAATGCTATAATCTGTGCAAGTCCTACAAACACAGAATAGGGAAGAACTTGCTAGAAAGCAGTTCCATAGCAGGGAGATCAAGCAATACCACCAGCCAGGAATAATGTCTTGCTGTTGCTAGAAAAAGGATAACTTTGAAATAGAAAGACAACCCACAAACCCCTCAGATTCACTAAGTATATGCCAGGTACAGCACCAGAGGCTTGGGGCCAACTGGAGATAATTACTACTAAGGTCAAGCCTTCACAAAAGTAAGTCATCACTGTGCCACAATACTGTACAGATACTATTCAGAAGTAAGTGATTTAATAACAGAGCGGTTGTATACTCAGCAAACCATTTTGCTTACATCATGGTGAGATTTAATTGCAATCAGGGTCTTAAAGTACTAACTACCCAGCTTGTATGTATAATTGTATGCATTAGTAGATCTGATCCACACCATACTAGCCAGGAAGGGGAGACACGGTAACTGCAAACAGTGTGCCTTCATTCCAGGTACCTGTGTGTTTCCTGCTCTTCAGAGGGCTTGTTCTATTCTGttagaaaatatttgtctttgtgcaacTTAGGGTTGCATTTGGGGAATTTGGATTTTCACCCATTTTTATTACAGCATATGCTATTTGCAATTGAAGTTATTGGCAGTGCTCCAGAGAAAGGTAAGATCCAAAATCTGTTCACATGCATGTTAAAGTTCCAAATCAATtgacaaaagacagaaaacagcagatGAATTGTAGAAGCCACAATAGCAAACAAAACTAGTGCTTTGTAAAATGCATGCTGAAATACTAAGTTACGAATGCAGAACAAGTTACGGCTCAAGGCATATTTATCCCTACTCCCATGCTTTTAATATTGCTTTACTGAACTCCATATGGAAGCAGAGTTCTGGGAATGGAGACAAGGTGAAATTTAATAATACACTGTCCAGCTGTTGCTGACATTCATCATTTTGAGCAAAGCACAACAGTTTAGGAAATATATAAACAAGATGTTCTGGAAGCATAATTTCCTGAGGTACAGAAATTTAGCAGCTAAATACCCGTGACCTGTGCAGGGATGAGATGGGGAGGGGATTGTTACTCATATCatttagaagaagaaaaaaagtagtGTTTATTATAAGCAGTGAAACTgaacaacaataaaatataCCAGGTAACAAGAGGCCTGTCCATATTAAATACAGGATGTAATGAGGTACTACTGTTTCTTTGAGGTACTACTGTTCATTTGAGATGTCTTTTAAGACTGCTGCTTAACTATTACAAGCAAATTCAAcatagttttttttctttaaccgAAATATATTACCCTTTTTACCTAAGAGAACAAGTCAAAGTTAAGACTTTATGAGGCACAAACATATTTAAAACTAAGAATCAAATACTCACTAAAATTAGGTAAGAATTGTTATTTCCATCATGCTTGAAAAAAATCTGGTGCTTTACACCACAAGTTTAGAAAATGGCATAGACAGATTTATTCCAGATTTCTACTTTAGCTGAACAGAATATTGTCTTTGATGATGTAAGGAGTTTGTTTTTAAGGTAGTTTCTTAAAACTCGGGTGCCAGAGCGTGA
Protein-coding sequences here:
- the DUSP13B gene encoding dual specificity protein phosphatase 13 — protein: MSSRGTPRWPGSPQAPCPGTASPAGHSRWQRLRAGLLHSSALATASPRLLQVQRGMAWDSLCSQDLRRPRIRSASSWTSGSGSSTGTPSLEELRRLLCTRTHPTGHVDEVWPNLYVGDLYVARDKAQLSRMGISHVVNAAAGRFRINTGPKFYSDLPVDYYGVEAEDNPNFDLSIHFYPVAQYIRAALNSPRGKVLVHCAMGISRSATLVLAFLMICEGMSLTAAIQTVRSHRGICPNSGFLQQLRELDLKLGRSTGRGTEAC